In the Flavobacterium pallidum genome, one interval contains:
- a CDS encoding outer membrane protein assembly factor BamD, whose product MKKFISLLFVLLVLNSCSEYQKALKNDDIAKKFEVGTKMYEKGKFSKALRLFEQIAPSYQGKPQAEKLFYMYAKSFYAEKQYYPASYQFEKFSSTYPKSEKAEEAAYLGAYSFSKLSPRYSLDQVDTYKAIDKLQSFINNYPNSEFLPEANRIAKELREKIEKKNFEIAKQYNTISDYKSALIALDNFIADFPGTPYKEKALYYKLDSAYNLAINSVPAKMQERLVVAKSAYASLMKFNASTEYKSKADEMLARIETDLKQFSK is encoded by the coding sequence ATGAAGAAATTTATTTCTCTGCTTTTTGTCCTTTTGGTACTGAATTCCTGCAGCGAATACCAGAAAGCGCTCAAGAATGACGATATCGCCAAGAAATTTGAGGTTGGAACCAAAATGTACGAAAAAGGCAAATTCAGTAAAGCATTGAGGCTTTTCGAACAGATTGCCCCTTCGTATCAGGGAAAGCCGCAGGCTGAAAAATTGTTTTACATGTATGCAAAGTCATTTTACGCTGAAAAGCAATACTATCCTGCGAGTTACCAATTTGAAAAATTTTCATCGACTTATCCAAAAAGCGAGAAAGCGGAAGAAGCCGCCTATTTGGGCGCTTACAGTTTTTCCAAGCTGTCTCCGCGTTACAGTCTAGACCAGGTGGATACTTACAAAGCGATTGATAAACTGCAGTCTTTTATTAATAATTACCCGAATTCTGAATTCCTTCCGGAAGCGAACCGTATCGCAAAGGAATTGAGGGAAAAGATTGAAAAGAAGAACTTCGAAATCGCAAAACAGTACAATACGATTTCCGATTATAAATCGGCATTGATCGCGCTGGATAATTTTATAGCCGATTTTCCTGGAACGCCTTATAAAGAGAAAGCATTGTATTATAAACTGGATTCTGCTTATAATCTTGCCATCAACAGTGTGCCTGCAAAAATGCAGGAAAGGCTTGTTGTAGCAAAAAGCGCTTATGCCAGCCTTATGAAGTTTAATGCGTCAACAGAATATAAAAGCAAGGCCGACGAGATGCTGGCCAGGATTGAAACAGATTTAAAACAATTTTCTAAATAA
- the dapA gene encoding 4-hydroxy-tetrahydrodipicolinate synthase: MQSFIGTGVALVTPFKKDFSVDTEALVRIVNHVIEGGVEYLVVLGTTGEPATLTEDEKELVIDTIAKANNGRLPLVLGVGGNDTAAVVNELKTRDFSRFSAILSVSPYYNKPTQEGIYRHFSAVAQASPLPVILYNVPARTGSNVLPSTILRLANEYNNIIAVKEAAGDIVQAMKIIQHKPKDFLVISGDDMIALPMVLAGGAGVISVIGEGFPKEFSEMIRLGLQRKTDEAYAVHYKIADSIDMIFEQGNPGGIKQIHKAMGLSEHTVRLPLVEVNEELAVRIDSFVKSLGY, encoded by the coding sequence ATGCAATCATTCATCGGTACCGGTGTCGCGCTGGTCACTCCTTTCAAAAAAGATTTTTCCGTCGATACGGAAGCTTTAGTCAGAATCGTCAACCACGTTATCGAAGGTGGTGTTGAATATCTTGTAGTCCTGGGGACAACCGGAGAACCGGCCACGCTGACTGAAGACGAAAAAGAATTGGTGATTGATACGATAGCTAAAGCCAATAACGGCAGGCTCCCGTTGGTATTGGGCGTTGGCGGGAATGATACGGCTGCCGTGGTCAACGAATTAAAGACACGAGATTTTTCAAGATTTTCAGCGATATTGTCAGTTTCTCCATATTATAACAAACCGACGCAGGAAGGCATTTACCGCCATTTCAGCGCAGTTGCCCAGGCTTCACCTTTGCCGGTAATCCTTTACAATGTGCCTGCAAGGACGGGAAGTAATGTGTTGCCGTCCACGATTTTGAGGCTGGCAAATGAGTATAATAACATCATTGCCGTAAAAGAAGCGGCAGGAGACATTGTGCAGGCGATGAAAATCATACAGCACAAACCAAAAGATTTCCTGGTCATTTCAGGTGATGATATGATTGCGTTGCCAATGGTATTGGCTGGTGGGGCAGGAGTGATCTCTGTAATTGGTGAAGGCTTCCCGAAAGAATTTTCGGAAATGATCCGTCTCGGGTTGCAGCGTAAAACGGACGAAGCCTATGCAGTCCACTATAAAATTGCCGATTCTATTGATATGATTTTCGAGCAGGGAAATCCGGGCGGCATCAAGCAAATCCACAAAGCGATGGGGCTTTCGGAACATACCGTGCGTTTGCCGTTGGTGGAAGTAAACGAGGAACTTGCGGTAAGGATCGACAGTTTCGTGAAATCCCTGGGATACTAA
- a CDS encoding DUF6913 domain-containing protein, producing the protein MFLKFLKHFLLKRKLKNSLSNVKNNFNAGKIKTVGLLIDESYFINREALIVALVRNGVQKENISVLAHKDKIKKNEQFDYPVFTIKDIDWDGVFKSEAVNAFIQTPFDLLISYYDVEKAPLLFVTHRSKAAFKTGFSTTDKRLNHFMINTVAENYEVFTSELFRYLIILNKI; encoded by the coding sequence ATGTTTTTAAAGTTTCTAAAGCATTTTTTATTAAAAAGAAAGTTAAAAAATAGCCTTTCGAATGTTAAGAACAATTTTAATGCCGGAAAAATAAAAACTGTAGGCTTGTTGATTGACGAAAGCTATTTTATTAACCGTGAGGCCCTGATCGTAGCATTGGTGCGCAATGGCGTCCAAAAAGAAAATATCAGCGTACTGGCCCACAAGGATAAGATAAAAAAGAATGAGCAATTTGACTATCCTGTTTTCACTATAAAAGATATCGATTGGGATGGTGTTTTCAAAAGCGAGGCTGTGAATGCATTTATCCAAACCCCATTTGACCTGCTTATCAGCTATTATGACGTGGAAAAGGCCCCGCTTTTATTTGTGACCCACAGGTCAAAAGCCGCTTTTAAGACTGGTTTCTCAACCACAGACAAACGCCTGAATCATTTCATGATCAACACCGTAGCGGAAAATTACGAAGTATTCACCTCCGAGTTATTCCGTTACCTTATAATATTAAACAAAATCTAA
- a CDS encoding 5'-nucleotidase yields MAGCSQQKQYVTRIEGKQIGITAAQPETNSIESFIKPYREHIDEDLSAVLAYSPETLEKSKGEWQTNIGNFMADVTLKKARPVFEQREKKQVDICLLNHGGIRAMIPKGNVTARTAYEVMPFENSLIIIALKGEQLQEIAAYIIKEKKPHPLSGLTFTIAKDGSARKILVNGKPLVTDNIYYVATSDYLSNGGDNMAFFKKAVASYDMDYKLRNILIDYFKETDTLEVNHDKRISIEQ; encoded by the coding sequence TTGGCAGGTTGCAGCCAGCAGAAGCAATATGTGACACGTATTGAAGGCAAGCAAATCGGAATTACGGCTGCACAGCCTGAAACCAATTCGATTGAATCATTCATAAAACCTTACCGCGAGCATATTGATGAGGATTTGAGCGCAGTTTTGGCATATTCACCGGAAACACTTGAAAAATCCAAAGGCGAATGGCAGACGAATATCGGGAATTTCATGGCCGATGTGACGCTGAAAAAAGCCAGGCCGGTTTTCGAACAGCGCGAAAAAAAACAGGTTGATATCTGTTTACTCAATCATGGCGGAATCCGTGCCATGATTCCGAAGGGAAACGTGACGGCGAGGACCGCTTACGAAGTGATGCCTTTTGAAAACAGCCTGATCATCATCGCGCTCAAAGGCGAACAATTACAGGAAATAGCGGCATACATCATTAAGGAAAAGAAACCGCATCCTTTGTCAGGATTGACATTTACAATTGCAAAAGATGGCAGCGCCAGGAAGATCCTGGTTAACGGCAAGCCATTGGTTACAGATAACATATATTACGTTGCTACTTCCGATTATTTATCGAACGGTGGCGACAACATGGCTTTCTTTAAAAAAGCGGTCGCCTCCTACGACATGGATTACAAACTACGCAATATACTGATCGATTATTTCAAGGAAACCGATACGCTGGAAGTCAACCATGACAAACGGATATCAATTGAACAATAA
- a CDS encoding bifunctional metallophosphatase/5'-nucleotidase: MKRRDFIQKTAAGTAFLALPAPLVSFTNDVKHLVILHTNDVHSHIDPFPPDDPRNANMGGVSRRASLIESIRKENANVLLLDAGDVFQGTPYFNYYGGELEMKLMSMMRYDLATMGNHDFDNGIEGFYKQLPHASFDFVSANYDFKHTVLDTIVKPYKIFMKDGIKIGVFGLGVELQGLVDKKNYKETVYLNPVEIATDVVKTLKDKEKCDLIICLSHLGYAYKDDAEKISDLKLAAQTRDIDLIIGGHTHTFLEKPTVVKNLAGKEVLVNQVGCYGINLGRIDFYFEHDEQKANNAKVITV, translated from the coding sequence ATGAAAAGAAGGGATTTTATACAAAAAACAGCAGCGGGTACCGCCTTTCTAGCATTGCCTGCACCATTGGTATCTTTTACGAACGATGTAAAACACCTCGTCATCCTGCATACGAACGATGTACACAGCCACATCGATCCATTTCCGCCCGATGACCCGCGCAATGCCAATATGGGCGGTGTTTCCAGAAGGGCCTCGCTTATCGAAAGCATCCGGAAAGAAAACGCAAACGTGCTCTTGCTTGATGCCGGTGATGTATTCCAGGGCACGCCTTACTTCAATTATTATGGTGGCGAACTGGAAATGAAACTGATGAGCATGATGCGTTATGACCTGGCTACGATGGGAAACCATGATTTCGACAATGGGATTGAAGGGTTTTACAAACAGTTGCCGCATGCCAGTTTCGATTTTGTTTCAGCGAATTATGATTTTAAACATACCGTGCTCGATACGATCGTGAAGCCTTATAAGATTTTCATGAAAGATGGCATTAAGATTGGAGTTTTCGGGCTGGGAGTAGAATTACAGGGCTTGGTTGATAAAAAGAATTACAAGGAAACGGTATACCTTAATCCTGTCGAAATTGCCACGGATGTAGTGAAGACACTGAAGGATAAAGAAAAATGCGATTTAATCATCTGCCTTTCACATTTGGGATATGCTTACAAGGATGATGCCGAAAAGATCAGCGACCTGAAGCTGGCGGCACAAACCAGGGACATAGACCTGATTATTGGCGGCCATACGCATACTTTTCTCGAAAAGCCTACAGTGGTAAAAAACCTTGCCGGAAAAGAGGTGCTGGTAAACCAGGTGGGCTGTTATGGAATCAACCTTGGACGGATTGATTTTTATTTTGAACACGACGAGCAGAAGGCAAACAATGCCAAGGTAATCACAGTGTAA